From a region of the Deltaproteobacteria bacterium genome:
- the trxB gene encoding thioredoxin-disulfide reductase — protein MRNIIILGSGPAGLTAGLYASRADLSPLIMHGPQPGGQLTTTTEVENFPGFPGGVMGPQLMEDMQKQVVKFGAEIVQGLVTKVELSKQPFVVSFDGGSVLAKALIVATGASARLLGLPRESELMGYGLSTCATCDGAFFRNKEIVVIGGGDSACEEALFLTRFGRRVRLVHRRDELRASKIMADRVLAHPKIEVLWNKKPVELIGERKGGITGLVVECAQTLEKQTVECDAIFYAIGHVPNTALFKGALDMDSNGYLLTRADSTLTNIDGVFAAGDVRDHVFRQAITAAGNGCMAALEAQAFLAR, from the coding sequence ATTAGAAACATAATTATTCTTGGGAGCGGTCCAGCAGGGCTAACCGCGGGGCTTTATGCTAGTCGGGCAGATCTATCGCCTCTTATTATGCATGGGCCGCAACCTGGTGGGCAATTGACCACGACGACGGAGGTAGAAAATTTTCCAGGATTTCCAGGAGGTGTAATGGGCCCGCAGCTTATGGAGGATATGCAAAAGCAAGTTGTTAAATTTGGTGCGGAGATCGTCCAGGGGCTAGTAACTAAGGTGGAGTTAAGCAAACAGCCGTTTGTCGTAAGTTTCGATGGCGGTTCGGTGTTGGCTAAAGCTCTCATAGTTGCTACCGGCGCATCGGCCCGGCTGTTAGGATTGCCTAGGGAATCTGAGCTAATGGGCTATGGTTTATCGACATGCGCTACGTGTGACGGCGCCTTCTTTCGCAATAAGGAAATCGTCGTGATTGGGGGAGGAGATTCGGCGTGCGAAGAGGCCTTGTTCCTTACGAGATTCGGACGTCGCGTTCGACTAGTCCATAGGCGAGATGAACTGCGCGCATCTAAGATAATGGCCGATAGGGTTTTGGCTCACCCAAAGATAGAAGTGCTGTGGAACAAGAAGCCAGTCGAGTTAATAGGAGAAAGGAAAGGCGGCATTACTGGCCTCGTAGTGGAATGCGCTCAAACTCTTGAAAAGCAAACAGTCGAATGCGATGCTATATTCTATGCGATCGGACATGTCCCCAACACGGCCTTGTTTAAAGGAGCGCTAGACATGGATAGTAACGGCTACTTATTAACAAGAGCTGATAGCACGCTAACTAATATTGACGGTGTATTTGCTGCCGGCGACGTAAGGGACCACGTATTTCGCCAGGCAATTACGGCTGCCGGCAATGGCTGCATGGCAGCTTTAGAGGCGCAAGCTTTTTTAGCTAGATAG
- the pilQ gene encoding type IV pilus secretin PilQ produces the protein MSVLSKALGCVALLAVINGCAANSTLEGVNDSTAEVKGQSDVLASASPDLSKVLELHQIASASDAGVGLELERGVGFTRLIISTDEQQPQIDVSSVEEPARLVVDLLGKAIAENNAYSVENDDFLKAVRVGSHADRTRVVIDLARQANESAAEQSVETSEGRVIVTFVQDSANADVVSAGNSEQLAARPEADEKALASGSDIDAVAEGSIDKVDQVSSLVEQDAKPAAANLTVDSLQFAARDGSTDGKIVVALSDKAAYQLKKAAPTEYVLTIPGAMAVESTKVPQITTATTPGIRTARVVQEGSDAVVRMFVEAGVDLEAKSQGNTIEVAALPSADDKSKARAQLADDSKAKEAKDDKKSDGEPTAGAEALEDDIPGAATGVSGSDVTGVRSADGAKVYVGRLISLDLQDTDIDNALRIIAEVSNLNIIAADDVSGKVTLRLIDVPWDQALDVILKTNGLGQVVEGNVVRIAPIEKLRQEREALKQAKQALEELEDLSINYIRVSYARATDIQEQVETVLSERGTVSVDERTNQLIVKDIQKGQEAVMELASKLDLRTPQVLLETQIVESQRGILRDLGFQWNFSYAKSPETGNATGLNFPNSITSGGATGNVANPQAVNFPAVLTDAAGSAVSAVLDSADGSRMLSARLSALETEGKVRVISRPQVATVNNEEAEIKSVETVRVKLPNSGLSVATGAGATASGGGSSAFEEIDVGIELHVTPQASPDYYVLLDIFAKSSTFGDRIVDNIPSTLERQATSTILVKSGQTFALGGVYRIEDNDRIDGVPFLKDVPFLGHMFRRSLVDKGDEELIFFITPHIVEGSFDASLM, from the coding sequence ATGAGCGTGCTTAGCAAAGCTCTTGGCTGTGTTGCCTTATTAGCAGTTATAAATGGTTGTGCAGCTAATTCGACATTAGAAGGCGTTAATGACTCGACTGCGGAAGTAAAAGGACAGTCGGATGTATTGGCTAGCGCAAGCCCGGACCTATCAAAGGTATTAGAGCTGCATCAGATAGCGTCCGCATCTGACGCCGGCGTAGGTCTAGAGCTCGAGAGAGGCGTAGGTTTTACTCGTTTGATAATCTCTACGGACGAGCAACAGCCTCAAATCGACGTGTCCTCAGTGGAGGAGCCAGCTCGACTAGTCGTTGACTTGCTTGGCAAGGCGATTGCCGAAAATAACGCCTACTCGGTAGAAAACGACGACTTCCTTAAGGCTGTTCGCGTTGGCAGTCATGCCGATAGAACGCGGGTGGTGATCGACTTAGCTAGACAGGCAAATGAGTCAGCCGCTGAGCAAAGCGTAGAGACATCTGAGGGCAGAGTGATTGTAACCTTTGTCCAGGATAGCGCAAATGCTGATGTCGTTAGTGCCGGAAATTCAGAGCAACTCGCTGCGAGGCCCGAAGCTGACGAGAAAGCTCTAGCGAGCGGTTCAGATATTGACGCTGTTGCTGAAGGAAGTATCGACAAGGTCGATCAAGTCTCTAGTCTGGTAGAGCAAGACGCTAAACCAGCCGCCGCTAATCTGACAGTAGATTCTCTACAGTTCGCCGCTAGGGATGGCAGCACGGATGGTAAGATTGTAGTTGCCCTTAGCGATAAAGCCGCCTATCAACTTAAAAAGGCAGCGCCAACCGAATATGTGCTCACGATTCCCGGGGCTATGGCAGTCGAGTCAACAAAAGTGCCGCAAATTACCACAGCGACGACGCCGGGGATTAGAACCGCTAGGGTAGTACAAGAGGGCTCAGACGCCGTCGTTCGCATGTTTGTGGAAGCTGGCGTTGATCTGGAGGCAAAAAGCCAAGGTAATACTATAGAAGTAGCTGCGTTGCCGTCTGCTGACGACAAGTCGAAAGCTCGGGCGCAGCTAGCGGATGATAGTAAGGCAAAAGAAGCCAAAGATGATAAGAAGTCCGATGGCGAACCGACCGCAGGCGCAGAAGCGCTTGAGGACGATATTCCAGGAGCCGCAACTGGCGTTAGTGGTTCTGATGTCACTGGAGTTCGTTCGGCCGATGGTGCAAAGGTATACGTAGGCCGCTTAATATCGCTCGATCTGCAAGACACAGATATCGACAATGCGCTTCGCATTATTGCGGAGGTGTCTAACCTCAATATTATAGCAGCGGACGATGTAAGCGGTAAGGTTACGTTGCGCCTAATAGATGTTCCCTGGGATCAGGCTCTTGATGTGATACTTAAGACGAATGGCCTTGGGCAGGTTGTCGAGGGAAATGTAGTGCGAATCGCTCCAATTGAAAAGCTAAGACAGGAGCGCGAGGCTCTTAAGCAAGCTAAGCAAGCGCTGGAGGAGCTAGAGGATCTGTCGATTAACTACATTAGAGTTAGTTACGCGCGAGCAACTGATATTCAGGAGCAAGTCGAGACGGTACTGTCTGAGCGCGGCACTGTGAGCGTGGACGAGAGAACAAATCAGCTAATCGTTAAGGACATACAAAAGGGACAGGAAGCGGTAATGGAGCTCGCCTCCAAGCTTGATCTGAGGACGCCTCAGGTGTTGTTGGAGACTCAAATAGTTGAGTCTCAACGCGGCATACTGCGGGATCTCGGCTTTCAGTGGAATTTTAGTTATGCAAAATCTCCCGAAACTGGGAACGCAACTGGGCTCAATTTCCCAAATAGTATAACTAGCGGCGGAGCAACCGGGAACGTTGCGAACCCGCAGGCGGTAAACTTCCCAGCAGTCTTAACTGATGCTGCAGGTAGTGCGGTAAGCGCGGTTCTAGACTCGGCTGATGGGAGTAGAATGTTGTCGGCTCGCCTTAGCGCGCTAGAGACTGAGGGTAAGGTTCGCGTAATCAGCCGTCCGCAAGTAGCAACGGTTAATAACGAAGAAGCAGAGATAAAGAGCGTAGAAACCGTACGCGTTAAGCTTCCTAACTCGGGTCTGTCGGTTGCTACCGGTGCTGGAGCGACTGCTTCTGGTGGTGGGAGTTCGGCTTTTGAAGAAATTGACGTTGGTATAGAATTGCACGTTACTCCTCAGGCCTCGCCCGATTACTATGTGCTGCTCGATATCTTTGCAAAATCGAGCACCTTTGGTGATAGGATAGTTGACAACATACCTTCGACGCTTGAGCGTCAGGCAACGTCGACTATCCTAGTTAAGAGTGGCCAAACCTTCGCTTTGGGCGGCGTCTATAGAATAGAGGATAACGATCGCATAGACGGTGTGCCGTTCTTGAAGGATGTTCCATTCTTAGGGCACATGTTTAGACGGTCGTTGGTGGATAAGGGAGATGAGGAGCTAATATTCTTCATTACCCCCCACATTGTCGAAGGTAGTTTCGACGCAAGTCTGATGTAG